Proteins co-encoded in one Synechococcus elongatus PCC 6301 genomic window:
- a CDS encoding bifunctional lysylphosphatidylglycerol flippase/synthetase MprF gives MTIVWSQIKHFPPIAGLRSPAVRVRWIAVLTAIAGSLNLLVAVLPHLPERSRWLGQLATLTVETQGRVAGAVIGFILLTLANQLLRRKQVAWLLTVLLLSLSVALKGVRAHHPALIALDLILLGCLVGDRKIYIARSDAPSRVRAVRVLLGALLFSLAYGTLGPFWLDRHYSRDFDLFTALQQVLQLFFSWDARVALPQTRFGQLFAESIFSVGLLTLGYAFLLLLQPVWQPPATVTERRQATAIVRAHGHTSLARLTLLEDKSYCFSPSGESLIAFVQRGRGAIALGDPIGPARDREAIIQQFLRECQQNDWLPAFYQVLPDDLPLYQRQGLASDQIGQEAVIPLQDFSLQGKRGRGFRSTLSRLERAGYRFEVIPAAEIYPLLPELRFVSDTWLKRMKGPEKRFSVGWFDRDYLTSGSIAVVRSQDGQIQAFANWVEEFQRNELTLDLIRFLPSAESSTMEFLLVNTILAAKDRGFDSFSLGLSALSGLDQLDQPNQVEQGLDYLYRHLDRFYRFQGLHSFKEKFHPDWQPRYFVYPNLAAIPSLVVTLVRADSGDRWLDYFRAND, from the coding sequence ATGACTATCGTGTGGTCCCAAATTAAACATTTCCCACCGATCGCAGGGCTGCGATCGCCCGCTGTGCGAGTGCGTTGGATTGCTGTGCTGACGGCGATCGCGGGCAGCCTGAATTTACTCGTGGCAGTGTTGCCGCATCTGCCTGAGCGATCGCGCTGGCTAGGACAACTGGCTACTTTGACCGTTGAAACGCAAGGGCGAGTCGCTGGAGCTGTCATTGGCTTTATTTTGCTGACCCTAGCCAATCAGCTATTGCGCCGCAAGCAGGTCGCTTGGCTGCTGACGGTGCTGCTTTTAAGTCTCTCGGTTGCCCTCAAAGGCGTGCGAGCCCACCATCCAGCTTTGATTGCTCTCGACCTGATCTTGCTGGGTTGCTTGGTCGGCGATCGCAAGATCTACATCGCGCGCTCGGATGCGCCGTCGCGGGTGCGAGCGGTGCGGGTACTGTTGGGGGCGCTGCTGTTCAGTTTGGCCTACGGCACCTTGGGGCCGTTTTGGCTCGATCGCCACTACTCCCGCGACTTCGATCTATTCACGGCTCTTCAACAGGTGTTGCAGCTATTTTTTAGCTGGGATGCCCGTGTGGCATTGCCCCAAACACGGTTTGGTCAACTGTTTGCGGAATCAATTTTTAGCGTCGGGCTACTGACGCTTGGCTATGCCTTTTTGTTATTGCTACAACCTGTTTGGCAACCACCGGCGACGGTGACAGAACGACGGCAGGCGACCGCGATCGTGCGGGCCCATGGCCATACCTCTCTGGCGCGGTTGACGTTGCTGGAGGACAAATCCTACTGCTTTAGTCCCAGCGGTGAGAGTCTGATTGCGTTTGTGCAACGGGGGCGGGGAGCGATCGCCTTGGGTGATCCAATTGGTCCTGCCCGCGATCGCGAGGCGATCATTCAGCAGTTTTTGCGGGAATGTCAGCAGAACGATTGGTTGCCTGCGTTCTATCAGGTTCTACCCGATGACTTGCCGCTCTATCAGCGTCAGGGCCTAGCCTCGGATCAAATTGGTCAAGAAGCCGTCATCCCTCTGCAAGACTTTAGCCTACAGGGCAAACGAGGGCGGGGCTTCCGCAGTACCCTCAGTCGTTTGGAACGAGCTGGCTACCGCTTTGAGGTGATTCCAGCCGCAGAAATATACCCCTTGCTACCTGAATTGCGTTTCGTCAGCGATACGTGGCTGAAGCGGATGAAAGGGCCAGAAAAACGCTTTTCGGTAGGCTGGTTTGATCGCGATTACCTCACCAGTGGCAGCATTGCTGTCGTGCGATCGCAGGATGGCCAAATTCAAGCGTTTGCCAACTGGGTTGAAGAATTTCAGCGCAATGAACTGACGCTCGATTTAATTCGCTTTTTGCCCAGTGCTGAAAGCAGCACGATGGAGTTTTTACTTGTCAATACGATTTTGGCTGCTAAGGATCGAGGCTTTGATAGCTTCAGCTTAGGACTCTCGGCTCTTTCTGGTTTGGATCAACTCGATCAACCGAATCAAGTGGAACAGGGCTTAGATTACCTCTATCGCCACCTCGATCGCTTCTATCGCTTTCAAGGACTGCACAGCTTCAAAGAGAAGTTCCATCCCGACTGGCAGCCACGCTACTTTGTCTATCCCAACTTGGCTGCTATCCCGAGCCTAGTAGTCACCTTGGTTCGAGCAGATTCTGGCGATCGCTGGCTCGATTACTTCCGAGCTAATGACTGA
- the cobW gene encoding cobalamin biosynthesis protein CobW, with protein sequence MHKLPVTVITGFLGAGKTTLIRNLLLNNQGRRIAVLVNEFGEVGIDGELLRSCGVCDEDETADSNILELANGCLCCTVQEEFLPTMQTLLQRREQIDCIVIETSGLALPKPLVQAFRRPEIRTGATVDGVVTLVDAVAVAAGQFATDLDALEEQRQADDSLDHETPIEELFEDQLACADLVLLSKIDCLSPEESDRVRRWLSTQVRSGVPIVPVTNGQLDSDVLLGFNAAVEDNLEQRPSHHDHEEEHDHDDAIAAVHLNLDAEWQPEALAERLQALQQSQTLYRVKGFLAVPGKSMRLVFQGVGPRFDWFYDRPWRSPEERRSQLVVIGEDLNAEVLQSALNSVAVS encoded by the coding sequence ATGCATAAGCTGCCCGTGACGGTGATCACCGGCTTTTTAGGAGCTGGCAAAACGACCCTGATCCGCAATCTCTTGCTTAATAATCAAGGTCGCCGGATTGCGGTCCTCGTCAATGAGTTCGGCGAAGTCGGCATCGATGGTGAGTTGCTGCGCAGTTGCGGCGTTTGCGATGAGGATGAAACTGCAGACAGTAATATTCTCGAACTGGCGAATGGTTGCCTATGCTGCACGGTTCAAGAAGAATTTCTGCCAACCATGCAAACGCTGTTGCAGCGGCGGGAACAGATTGACTGCATTGTGATTGAAACCAGCGGGCTGGCTTTACCTAAACCTTTAGTCCAAGCCTTTCGTCGGCCCGAAATTCGGACTGGGGCAACCGTCGATGGGGTGGTCACCCTCGTCGATGCTGTTGCCGTTGCAGCGGGTCAATTTGCAACGGATTTGGATGCCCTTGAAGAGCAACGCCAAGCAGATGACAGTCTTGATCACGAAACGCCAATCGAAGAGCTATTTGAGGATCAATTAGCCTGCGCTGATCTCGTGTTACTCAGCAAAATCGACTGCCTCTCACCCGAAGAGAGCGATCGCGTTCGCCGTTGGCTGAGTACGCAAGTGCGATCGGGTGTGCCGATTGTGCCGGTGACCAATGGTCAACTTGATTCAGATGTTTTGCTGGGCTTTAATGCAGCAGTTGAAGATAATTTAGAACAGCGACCCAGCCATCACGATCACGAGGAAGAGCATGATCACGATGATGCGATCGCGGCTGTCCATTTAAATCTGGATGCGGAATGGCAGCCAGAAGCATTGGCTGAGCGACTGCAAGCCTTACAGCAATCCCAAACGCTCTATCGTGTGAAGGGTTTTCTAGCCGTTCCGGGCAAATCAATGCGCCTTGTTTTTCAGGGTGTAGGCCCACGCTTCGACTGGTTCTATGACCGTCCTTGGCGATCGCCCGAAGAACGCCGTAGCCAGTTAGTTGTGATTGGTGAAGACCTCAACGCAGAGGTCCTACAATCAGCTCTCAATTCTGTTGCTGTTAGCTAG
- a CDS encoding C40 family peptidase: MPAPTHWQITTDLNLFDSPACDRLATQAAAGRRLQILEQQDQAWLVRLAEDDYPGWISANDRQHLQPASLIYQPKQHDRATIEAVIPDAIAFAQAAAAQPNVYLWGGCLGPNYDCSGLVQTAFAAQGIWLPRDAWQQEQFCESLPSWKAAELGDLIFFGRPDRCTHVAIYLGDRAYLHSSGREIGRNGIGIDWLDPTADPVSDRYWQQLRGAGRIMRSYQTGCDRFSEWLPS, translated from the coding sequence TTGCCGGCCCCCACTCACTGGCAAATCACGACTGATCTCAACTTGTTTGATTCCCCTGCCTGCGATCGCCTTGCCACCCAAGCAGCAGCCGGTCGCCGGTTGCAGATTCTGGAACAGCAAGATCAAGCTTGGCTGGTACGACTGGCCGAAGATGACTACCCGGGCTGGATTTCAGCCAACGATCGCCAACACCTTCAACCTGCCAGCCTGATTTATCAACCCAAGCAACACGATCGCGCCACAATTGAGGCCGTAATTCCAGATGCGATCGCCTTTGCCCAAGCTGCGGCAGCTCAACCGAATGTCTATCTCTGGGGCGGTTGCTTGGGGCCTAATTACGATTGTTCAGGATTGGTACAGACCGCTTTTGCAGCGCAGGGAATTTGGCTGCCGCGCGATGCTTGGCAACAGGAACAATTCTGTGAGTCATTACCCAGTTGGAAAGCGGCAGAACTTGGTGATCTGATCTTCTTTGGTCGACCCGATCGCTGTACCCATGTGGCGATCTACTTAGGCGATCGCGCCTATCTTCATAGTTCAGGGCGTGAGATTGGGCGCAATGGTATCGGCATCGACTGGCTCGATCCAACAGCCGATCCTGTCAGCGATCGCTATTGGCAACAGTTACGGGGTGCCGGTCGGATTATGCGCAGCTATCAAACAGGATGCGATCGCTTCTCGGAGTGGCTGCCCAGTTAA
- a CDS encoding AI-2E family transporter, with protein MSWQRRLKYIIATLQPLLWLPAILLNAWCVLLIWDYFRGPISIFLSAALLSFILGLPVRALERWRVPRLLAVLIILAVIVVLLLLVTVTLLPILINQVSALANTLPRSLNDGFQQFQLLEQHPFFSRIPLDLRAVLGTVVSRLSEQLQALTSRLLELLLGVASGALQTMLTLVISFYLLLRGDEVWDGLYNWLPVRWRSRARSALELSFRNYLLSQMTIAFLIGSSATIVLLLLGLRFWLLLGCGIGLLAIFPFGGSISIVSLAIVQMFSNPWLGFRILVFCWGTDQLIENLIAPRLFGKSIGVHPVWVLMAILIGAQLGGLLGVILAVPTVGCLRILLDDYRVVPN; from the coding sequence ATGAGCTGGCAGCGGCGCCTGAAATACATCATTGCGACCCTCCAACCGCTTCTTTGGCTGCCCGCTATTCTGCTCAATGCTTGGTGTGTGCTGCTGATTTGGGATTACTTTCGTGGCCCCATTTCGATTTTTCTCTCAGCAGCATTGCTCTCGTTCATCCTTGGGCTGCCGGTGCGGGCCCTAGAGCGCTGGCGGGTACCGCGTCTGCTGGCGGTGCTGATTATTTTGGCGGTGATTGTTGTCCTGCTGCTGCTAGTGACGGTGACGCTCTTGCCGATTTTGATCAACCAGGTCTCTGCCTTGGCCAATACGCTGCCGCGATCGCTCAATGATGGCTTTCAGCAGTTTCAGTTGCTCGAACAACACCCCTTCTTTAGCCGGATTCCCTTGGATCTGCGAGCGGTGTTAGGCACAGTCGTGAGCCGCCTGTCGGAACAGCTGCAGGCTTTGACGAGCCGCTTGCTGGAATTGCTCTTGGGAGTGGCGAGTGGTGCTTTGCAAACGATGCTGACCTTGGTGATCAGCTTCTATTTATTGCTACGCGGCGATGAAGTTTGGGATGGACTCTACAACTGGTTGCCTGTACGTTGGCGATCGCGGGCGCGATCGGCCTTGGAGCTGAGTTTCCGCAACTATTTGCTTAGCCAGATGACGATCGCCTTTTTGATCGGCAGCTCGGCAACCATTGTTTTGTTATTGCTGGGTCTGCGCTTTTGGCTGTTGCTGGGCTGCGGCATTGGCCTACTGGCGATCTTTCCGTTTGGTGGCAGTATCAGCATTGTGAGCTTGGCGATCGTGCAGATGTTCAGCAATCCTTGGCTGGGCTTCCGAATCTTGGTGTTCTGCTGGGGCACCGATCAGCTGATTGAAAACCTGATTGCGCCACGCCTGTTTGGCAAGTCAATTGGGGTTCACCCCGTTTGGGTGCTGATGGCTATTTTGATTGGGGCGCAGCTCGGCGGTTTACTGGGTGTGATCTTGGCAGTACCGACGGTTGGCTGTCTGCGAATTTTGCTGGATGACTATCGTGTGGTCCCAAATTAA
- a CDS encoding ABC transporter permease, with protein MSRARDLGRYLLARLLLLPLMLWTIATLIFLLLRATPGDPIDAILGPKAPAAARLALRSQLGLDRPLWQQYFDYLGQLLKGDLGQSLSSQGQSVRQIIGEYFPATAELAIASLAIAIAIGLGLGLMAAAKPNSRRETASRLFGILTYALPTFWAAMLAQLLFAVDLGWFPVGTRYPVTLDPPLGPTGLYVLDALLKADWRAAGLALRYLALPALTLGLLLSGVFERLVRVNLGQSLQADYIDAGRSRGLSERRLLLNHALRNALIPVVTLLGLTLASLLGGALLTEVAFSWPGLANRLYEAISLRDYSTVQGIIVFFGCLVVLASIVVDFINALIDPRIRY; from the coding sequence ATGTCGCGCGCTAGGGATTTGGGCCGCTACCTGCTGGCGCGACTATTGTTGCTGCCCCTGATGCTCTGGACGATCGCGACGTTGATCTTCCTGTTGCTGCGGGCGACGCCCGGCGATCCGATCGATGCGATTTTGGGGCCGAAAGCACCGGCGGCAGCTCGCCTAGCCCTGCGATCGCAACTCGGGCTCGATCGCCCGCTCTGGCAGCAATATTTCGACTATCTCGGTCAACTGCTCAAAGGCGATCTCGGGCAATCTCTTAGTAGCCAAGGTCAGTCCGTACGCCAGATCATCGGCGAATATTTCCCGGCGACAGCGGAACTCGCGATTGCCAGCTTAGCGATCGCGATCGCAATTGGTCTGGGACTTGGGCTGATGGCTGCGGCGAAACCCAACAGTCGGCGCGAAACGGCCAGTCGCCTGTTTGGGATTTTGACCTACGCTCTGCCGACCTTCTGGGCAGCGATGCTGGCGCAACTCCTGTTTGCCGTCGATCTCGGCTGGTTCCCGGTCGGCACTCGCTACCCCGTCACCCTCGATCCGCCCCTAGGACCGACCGGCCTGTATGTGCTCGATGCGTTGCTCAAGGCCGACTGGCGGGCAGCGGGTTTGGCGCTGCGTTATTTAGCCCTCCCAGCCCTGACGCTCGGTCTCTTACTGAGTGGTGTGTTTGAACGGCTGGTGCGGGTCAATCTGGGGCAGTCGCTCCAAGCAGACTACATCGATGCCGGGCGATCGCGGGGCCTATCAGAACGGCGGCTGTTGCTCAATCACGCCCTGCGCAATGCTCTGATTCCAGTCGTGACCCTGCTAGGACTCACCCTGGCCTCCCTACTGGGCGGTGCTCTGCTGACGGAAGTCGCCTTCTCTTGGCCGGGGCTGGCCAACCGACTCTACGAAGCAATCTCCCTGCGAGACTATTCGACGGTGCAGGGCATCATCGTTTTCTTTGGTTGTTTGGTGGTGCTAGCCAGCATCGTGGTCGATTTCATCAACGCCCTGATTGACCCCCGAATTCGCTACTAG
- a CDS encoding ABC transporter substrate-binding protein — MRLRQLLLGCLLLFWLCVGLVGCVALPKAIESDRIVVGTAARLRTLDPADAYELLSGALLYALGDRLYTTRPDSVEIVPQLATALPEISPDGLTYRIPLRQDVRFHDGSPFNAAAMAFSLQRFIKNGGRPSYLLGDRVASIQATGDYELTIQLKAPFAPFLALLTFPGLCAVSPQAYQPAAGQFLPQQFVGTGPYRLESFQGDRLRLAANRDYWGEKPRNEGLDIQIFSSPSNLYSALGTGLVDVAYQGLDAEQIRGLRQQAAEGRIQINNNDGLGIYYLTVNVLSPPLDRPEVRQALALAINRDVIRDRVFYGQVQPLYSLVPSEFPVSEPDFPRNNPEQARAVLTAAGYSSSKPLKLDLWYRSNLNSNVLAASTLRASVQQQLDGLIDLQLQGVESTTAYENLEKGAYPLFLLDWLPDFLDADNYLQPFLACSQGNPQQGCQSGSSYYQGSFYYSDRANQLLQQAGESTDPQARDRLLRELQQLSAEDLPFIPLWQNREYLFSQPYIQGGNIRASGAIAFGQLRKVKNVAR, encoded by the coding sequence ATGCGTCTGCGTCAACTGTTGCTGGGCTGTCTGCTGCTCTTCTGGCTCTGTGTAGGGCTGGTGGGCTGTGTGGCGCTCCCAAAGGCGATCGAGAGCGATCGCATTGTGGTGGGAACGGCAGCGCGACTGCGAACTCTGGATCCCGCCGATGCCTATGAACTGCTTTCGGGAGCTTTGCTCTATGCCCTCGGCGATCGCCTCTATACAACGCGACCCGATAGCGTTGAAATCGTGCCGCAACTGGCAACGGCTCTGCCAGAGATCAGTCCGGATGGCCTGACCTATCGCATTCCCCTGCGGCAGGATGTGCGCTTCCACGACGGCAGCCCGTTTAATGCGGCGGCCATGGCCTTCTCTCTGCAACGCTTCATCAAAAACGGTGGCCGCCCTTCCTATTTGCTGGGCGATCGCGTGGCCTCCATTCAGGCAACTGGCGATTACGAGCTGACGATTCAGCTCAAAGCTCCCTTTGCACCCTTCCTCGCCCTGCTGACCTTCCCGGGCCTCTGTGCAGTTTCGCCGCAAGCCTATCAACCGGCTGCCGGACAATTTCTACCGCAGCAATTTGTCGGCACTGGCCCCTATCGTCTGGAATCATTTCAGGGCGATCGCCTGCGACTGGCGGCCAATCGTGACTACTGGGGCGAGAAACCCCGCAACGAAGGTCTCGATATTCAGATTTTCTCCAGCCCCTCCAATCTCTACAGTGCTCTAGGGACTGGCTTAGTCGATGTCGCCTATCAGGGCTTGGATGCCGAACAAATTCGGGGATTGCGCCAGCAGGCCGCTGAGGGCCGAATTCAAATCAACAATAACGATGGCCTTGGCATTTATTACCTAACGGTCAACGTCCTCAGCCCGCCCCTCGATCGCCCTGAGGTGCGGCAAGCCCTTGCACTGGCGATCAACCGCGATGTGATCCGCGATCGCGTTTTCTATGGACAGGTGCAACCCCTCTACAGCTTGGTTCCTTCGGAGTTTCCGGTTTCGGAGCCGGATTTTCCGCGCAACAATCCGGAGCAAGCCCGAGCGGTATTAACAGCCGCAGGCTATTCCTCCAGCAAGCCGCTCAAGCTCGATCTCTGGTATCGCTCCAATCTCAATAGCAATGTCTTGGCTGCCAGTACCCTGCGTGCTTCAGTCCAGCAGCAACTAGACGGTTTGATTGACCTGCAGCTGCAGGGTGTGGAATCGACCACGGCCTACGAAAATCTGGAGAAAGGTGCCTATCCCCTATTTTTGCTCGACTGGTTGCCCGACTTTCTGGATGCCGATAACTACTTGCAGCCTTTTCTCGCTTGTAGCCAGGGCAATCCGCAGCAGGGCTGTCAGTCCGGCAGCAGCTACTATCAAGGCTCTTTCTACTACAGCGATCGCGCCAACCAACTGCTTCAACAAGCAGGAGAAAGTACGGATCCCCAAGCTCGCGATCGCCTGTTGCGGGAGCTTCAACAGCTCAGCGCTGAGGATTTACCCTTCATTCCGCTCTGGCAAAATCGCGAATATCTATTCAGTCAGCCCTACATCCAGGGTGGCAATATTCGAGCCTCGGGGGCGATCGCCTTTGGCCAACTTCGCAAGGTGAAAAATGTCGCGCGCTAG
- a CDS encoding serine hydrolase, with the protein MLFFETDATLALWGEAVLAATWAEFPQLARNQLALTWIVYDDPVPVNTGGAIAPQSFWSLPIRGFHYRGDEAIYPASVVKLFYLVAALEWLQQGMIQPSAELDRALRDMIVDSSNDATGYIVDLLSGTTSGPELGDGPFKTWQFQRNIVNRYYQSLMWPELQPINVNQKTWGDGPYGRERAFYGPEFENRNKLTTNATARLLHAIAGGVAVSPSASQRMLNLLNRPFDPRSLAEDPENQVTGFLGQDLPQGSQLWSKAGWMSRVRHDAAYLEIPGLPPHLLVAFTEGKEHANNEAILPFIAQQVRQQLQPA; encoded by the coding sequence ATGCTGTTCTTTGAAACGGATGCCACGCTGGCTCTCTGGGGCGAGGCCGTGCTTGCTGCCACCTGGGCTGAATTTCCGCAGTTGGCACGCAACCAATTGGCGCTGACTTGGATTGTCTACGACGATCCGGTTCCTGTGAATACCGGCGGCGCGATCGCCCCCCAAAGCTTTTGGTCATTGCCAATTCGCGGCTTTCACTATCGCGGTGATGAAGCCATCTATCCAGCCAGTGTTGTCAAGCTCTTCTACTTAGTGGCAGCACTGGAGTGGTTGCAACAGGGCATGATTCAGCCCAGTGCAGAACTCGATCGCGCCTTGCGAGACATGATTGTTGATTCCAGTAACGATGCGACGGGCTACATTGTCGATTTACTGAGCGGCACCACCAGTGGCCCCGAATTAGGCGATGGACCGTTCAAAACCTGGCAATTTCAGCGCAACATTGTCAATCGCTATTACCAGTCGTTGATGTGGCCGGAATTACAGCCCATTAACGTCAATCAAAAAACCTGGGGTGATGGCCCTTATGGTCGGGAACGTGCCTTCTATGGTCCCGAATTTGAGAACCGCAACAAGTTGACAACCAATGCAACGGCGCGGTTATTGCATGCGATCGCTGGAGGCGTTGCTGTTTCTCCTTCTGCCTCACAGCGGATGTTGAACCTATTGAACCGGCCTTTTGATCCGCGATCGCTTGCGGAAGATCCGGAAAATCAAGTTACAGGTTTCCTCGGTCAAGATTTGCCTCAAGGCAGTCAGCTCTGGTCTAAAGCAGGCTGGATGAGCCGAGTCCGCCATGATGCTGCCTATCTAGAAATTCCGGGACTGCCACCCCATCTTTTAGTCGCATTCACCGAAGGCAAAGAACACGCCAATAACGAAGCGATTCTGCCGTTTATTGCCCAGCAAGTTCGCCAGCAGCTCCAGCCAGCCTAA
- the asnS gene encoding asparagine--tRNA ligase — protein sequence MASARIVDLLSQGQPGQTVVVRGWIRTARQLKEFTFVEVNDGSCLKGIQVVLGQELADYEMLAKQLDTGAAIAVEGQLVASPAKGQRVELQAASVEIVGGADPEQYPLQKKRHSFEFLRTIAHLRPRTNSLGAVMRVRNAAATAIHDFFQERGFLWVHTPIITASDCEGAGELFTVTNLDLDKLGQSQQAPDFEQDFFGKRAYLTVSGQLEAEIMGLGFSNVYTFGPTFRAENSNTSRHLAEFWMVEPETAFCDLGGDMDLAEAFLKFVFQRVSDRCSEDLEFFNQRIDSEVLNRAETILNNDFERVSYTDAIALLEKADRSFDYPVAWGIDLQSEHERYLAEEYFRKPLIVYDYPREIKALYMRLNDDQKTVAAMDVLAPGIGEIIGGSQREERLGVLKQRLAEANLPEENYWWYLDLWRYGSVPHAGFGLGFERLVQFITGMGNIRDVIPFPRTPQNAEF from the coding sequence ATGGCTTCAGCGCGAATTGTGGATCTCCTTAGCCAGGGTCAACCTGGCCAAACCGTTGTGGTGCGGGGGTGGATTCGCACTGCTCGGCAACTGAAGGAGTTCACCTTCGTCGAAGTCAACGACGGGTCTTGCCTCAAGGGCATCCAGGTCGTTCTGGGGCAGGAGCTGGCTGACTATGAGATGCTTGCCAAGCAGTTAGATACGGGTGCTGCGATCGCTGTTGAAGGACAGTTGGTGGCGTCGCCCGCTAAAGGTCAGCGCGTTGAACTGCAGGCAGCTTCGGTTGAAATTGTTGGTGGTGCTGATCCTGAGCAATATCCGCTCCAGAAAAAACGCCATTCGTTCGAATTTCTGCGCACGATCGCTCACCTGCGGCCACGAACCAATTCCCTCGGAGCGGTGATGCGGGTTCGCAATGCTGCGGCAACTGCGATTCATGACTTCTTCCAAGAGCGCGGCTTCCTCTGGGTGCATACGCCGATTATCACGGCGAGTGACTGCGAAGGCGCAGGTGAACTGTTCACGGTCACCAATCTCGATCTCGACAAGCTAGGGCAGTCACAGCAAGCACCAGATTTTGAACAGGACTTTTTTGGCAAACGTGCCTATTTAACCGTCAGCGGCCAGCTCGAAGCCGAGATTATGGGGCTGGGGTTCAGCAACGTCTACACCTTTGGCCCGACTTTTCGCGCTGAGAACTCCAATACCTCCCGTCACTTGGCAGAGTTTTGGATGGTCGAGCCGGAGACGGCTTTTTGCGATCTTGGCGGCGACATGGACTTGGCCGAAGCCTTCTTGAAATTTGTCTTCCAGCGAGTCAGCGATCGCTGCAGCGAGGATCTAGAGTTCTTCAATCAGCGCATTGATTCGGAGGTGCTAAACCGCGCTGAGACGATCCTCAATAACGACTTTGAGCGCGTTAGCTATACCGATGCGATCGCTCTCCTCGAAAAAGCTGATCGCAGCTTCGACTATCCCGTGGCTTGGGGCATTGACCTGCAATCAGAACATGAGCGCTACTTGGCTGAGGAGTATTTCCGCAAGCCGTTGATCGTCTATGATTACCCGCGCGAAATCAAAGCCCTTTATATGCGGCTCAACGACGATCAAAAAACAGTGGCTGCAATGGACGTGCTGGCACCTGGCATCGGTGAAATCATCGGCGGTTCTCAGCGGGAAGAACGGCTCGGTGTCCTAAAGCAGCGTCTTGCTGAAGCGAATCTGCCCGAGGAGAACTACTGGTGGTACTTGGATCTGTGGCGCTACGGCAGTGTTCCCCATGCCGGATTTGGCCTAGGCTTTGAGCGACTGGTGCAATTCATCACAGGCATGGGCAACATCCGCGATGTGATTCCCTTTCCCCGCACGCCCCAAAACGCCGAGTTTTAG
- a CDS encoding septal ring lytic transglycosylase RlpA family protein → MKQFIFASSAAIALLTPTSALASEVWATVYHSSYHNGRTASGERFNYYGYTAASARYPMGTQLQVSRGGRSVTVRVNDRCNCDLDLAYGAMRDLGGHSNWSGPVRVRVLR, encoded by the coding sequence TTGAAACAATTCATCTTTGCGAGCTCAGCAGCGATCGCGTTGTTGACCCCCACGTCTGCCTTGGCCTCGGAAGTCTGGGCAACGGTTTACCATTCGTCCTATCACAATGGGCGAACCGCGAGTGGTGAACGGTTCAATTACTATGGCTACACCGCAGCGAGCGCCCGTTATCCCATGGGGACCCAGCTGCAAGTGAGTCGGGGCGGCCGCAGCGTGACGGTTCGCGTCAACGATCGCTGCAATTGCGACCTCGACTTAGCCTACGGCGCCATGCGAGATCTGGGTGGCCACAGTAACTGGAGCGGCCCAGTCCGAGTACGCGTTCTGCGCTAG
- a CDS encoding DUF2237 family protein, whose translation MGQGQNVLGQDLEVCCCAPMTGWYRNGFCQTDVQDRGSHTVCAEMTEEFLLFSRDRGNDLMTPRPEFNFPGLKAGDRWCLCASRWQEAFEAGMAPPVVLQSTEKSALRYVSLADLQAHALPV comes from the coding sequence ATGGGTCAAGGTCAAAATGTCCTCGGTCAGGACCTCGAAGTTTGCTGCTGTGCCCCGATGACCGGCTGGTATCGCAATGGTTTTTGCCAAACCGATGTCCAAGATCGCGGTAGCCATACGGTCTGCGCTGAGATGACAGAAGAGTTTTTGCTGTTCTCGCGCGATCGCGGCAATGACTTGATGACGCCTCGCCCTGAGTTCAATTTCCCCGGACTGAAAGCCGGCGATCGCTGGTGCCTCTGCGCCAGTCGCTGGCAAGAAGCTTTTGAAGCAGGCATGGCACCGCCGGTGGTTTTGCAATCAACTGAAAAAAGCGCCCTGCGCTACGTCAGCTTGGCGGATTTACAAGCTCATGCCCTGCCGGTTTAG